ATATTCGCCCAAAACAGTTGCTCTTTCTGCATCATAAAGGTACATTTCCGGGCCGGGATAATTGTGCAGATCCAGCATATCCCCAACACGGTAATGATTTCCTCCGCTTGCGGGATTAACCAGTCGGGATGGATCGTAGTTTTTTGTCCACTCTGTAATTTCCTGGGTTTTAAACTGTCCCCAGGCTTCATTAAAAGGCACCCAGGTCACTATAGAAGGATGTGAATATAAATAATCCATAATATCTTTCCACTCTTTGCGATAATTGGCCTCAGATTCGCCGCTTCTAATCAGCTCGCTGCCATTAAAATATTGCCTGTTTTGCCATTGCGGAGATTTATCGCCGTTTGGCATATCCTGCCAAACTAAAATACCCATTCTGTCGCAATGAGTATACCAGCGGGCAGGCTCAACTTTTACGTGTTTACGAATCATATTGAACCCGAAATCTTTCGTTTTCTGAATATCGTAAACCAAAGCCTCGTCTGTAGGTGCTGTATATAAACCATCGGGCCACCAGCCCTGGTCTAACGGGCCAAATTGGAAATAATCTTGGTTATTCAGTTGAAGCCTTACTATACCGTTTTCATCTCTTTTGGTAGAGACTTTTCGCATAGCGGCGTAACTGCTTATTCTGTCTATGACTTTTCCGTCTTTAAGCAAAGCTACTTCTACATCATATAAGAAAGGGTTTTCCGGGCTCCACAACTTTGCTGTTTCAACAGGTATTTCAATTTGCTGTCCTGTTTTGGCTTTATAAGCGCTTATGGTTTTTCCACTGTCTTTTACTTTTACCTCAATAATATTGGCAGAGTTTGTTCCAGTGGTTTGTATATCAAAAATTAACTTTTTCTTATCGATATCCGATGAGCTTTTTACCTGTACGATGTGTTGTGAATTTACAGGCTCTAACCAAACGGTTTGCCAGATTCCGGATACTGGAGTGTACCAGATTCCCTCTGGTTTTTTACGCTGTTTGCCTACAGGCTGATACCCGTCTGTTGTTGGGTCCCAAACCTTTACAACCAGCTTTTGGTTTCCTTTGGCAAGAAATGGAGTAATGTCGAATGAGAAAGGCGTGTATCCGCCGGTATGTGAACCAATCTTAATATCATTTATAAAAACTTCTGTTTTCCAGTCAACAGCGCCAAAATGAAGCAGGATATTTTTGCCTTTCCAGGCGGAAGGAATATCGAAAGATCGCTTATACCAAAGCTCGTTATTGCCACCAAGTTCTTTTTGAACTCCCGACAGGCTGGATTCTACGGCAAACGGAACTAATATTTTTCCGTCAAACTGTTTAGGTTCTGCTTTGCCGACAGGCAAGATGGCGTATTCCCAAAGCCCGTTTAAGTTGCGCCAATCTGCTCTTTCCATAATTGGCCTTGGATATTCGGGAAGTACGCTATTTACATTTATCTGCTCTGCCCACTGTGTTTTTATCTTGTCTCCTGCAGGTTTCCATTGAGCGTTTGCACTAAAAATATTTAGTGTAAATGCTGTTGCGGAAATTATTTGGAGTGTTTTTTTTCTGAAATGTCTCATATGAACGGGATTATTTTCTGATAGAGAATTTATAGATACAAGTTTGAGTATAGGTTTGTCCGGGATCTAACCTTGTAGAAGGGAAATTAGGTTGATTAGGACTGTCTGGAAACTTTTGAGTTTCTAAAGCCAAAGCTTCACGGAATTTTATAGGTTTTCCAAATTTCCCATTGGTTTTTCCGTCAAAAAAGTTTCCGCTGTAAAACTGCAATCCTGGTTGGTCTGTATAAACCTGCAGTAATCTTTTGCTTTCAGGTTCAAAAAGTTCTGCAGCAAGTTCAACTTCATTAGCCGATTTTCTGTCTAACACCCAATTATGGTCGTAACCTTTCCCGTTTTTAAGCTGTGGATTATTTTCTTCTATTCTTTCGCCTATAGTTTTTGGCTTTCTAAAATCAAATGGCGTATTTTCAACAGAGGCGATTTCTCCGGTAGGAATAAGAACACTGTCTATTGGAGTGGTGTGGCTGGCATAAATTGTCAGTTCATTATCTGTTATAGTTCCGTTGCTTTCTCCTTTCAAGTTGAAAAATGTGTGATTGGATAAATTGACAACGGTAGGCTTGTCTGTAGTTGCTTTATACATGATTTTAAATTCATTATCATCTGTTAAGCTGTATTCTACATTTATTTTTAAATTTCCCGGAAATCCATCTTGTCCATCTGGAGCCAGATAAGAGAAACGGATTAGGTTTTTAGCTACACTATCGACGTCCCAAACAACCATATCCAAACCTTTAATGCCTCCATGCAATGTTTGCCCGTTGTTGTTAATAGGTAAGTTGTATGTTTTTCCGTCTAAAGTAAATTGCCCTTTAGCAATTCTATTAGCATAACGGCCAACAACTGGTCCTAAAAAGCGTTCTCCGGTATTGTTAATGTACCGGTCTATATTTTCATAACCAACCGCAACGTCATCGTATTTCCCATTTTTATCTTGTACCCATAGGGAAACCACTCGCAGTCCGAAATTGGTTACTTGCAAAATCAATCCGTTTTTAGATTCAAGGGTATAAAGCGAGACTTTTTTACCATCTATTTCCTTAGAAAATGCCTGAGCGTCCAACAATGCTGGTGCCTTTTTGCTTTCTGAACAGGAAAACAGAAAGATTAACAGTATAAAAGAAATAATCTTGTTCATGGTTATAATATTCTAGTTAAAATTAGGTTTGACAGATTTTAAAGACGGAGAACCTCCTTCTACATAAGGCCAGTTTTCATTATCCCATTTTACCTGATCTGATAAAAGCACACGCGCTTTTGGATTGTTAACATCTACACCGTGATAAAAAATCCAGTCGGCTCCATTTTTGTCCTGAACAATTTCAGAACAATGTCCGTTTCCTACAAAACGGCTATTAGAGCTGATTACAATGTTATATCCGTTGTCCATCATGTTTTTCCCTGTTTTATCTACATAAGGTCCCATCAATGATTTTGATCGGCCAACAACCAGTTTATAAGTGCTGTTTACTCCTTCGCAGCAGGAGCCAATTGAAGCAAAGAGATAATAGAAATCACCTTTTTTATGAATATAGGTTCCTTCAAATGCAGTACCTGCTATTTGTTGCTTTTGCGCACCTGGTTTAACGGATAAACCGTCATCGGCAATTTCTATCGCATATATGCCTCTAAAGCTTCCCCAAAACAGATATTTCTTTCCATTTTCTTCTATATAAAAAGGATCTATTGAGTTTTGCACATCAATTTCATTGCTCCTGAAAAGTTTCCCCTTATCTGTAAACGGGCCTTCGGGCTTGTCAGATACTGCTGCTCCAATTCCACAAGTCCACTCGCCACCCCAAACCGACATGGAATAATACAGCACATATTTTCCATTTATATAATTGATATCCGGGGCCCATATTCCTCCGTTCGGTTCAAAGTTTGGCCTGGTATTATCTGTAAAGGCTGTTCCCTGAAACTTCCAGTCAATCAGATTTGAAGATTTATAAATTGGGACATTTCTGGTGTCTTCTGTTGCGTATAGATAAAAACTGCCATCATTACTTTTAATAATGGTTGGGTCTGGCAAGCTTATACTAAGAACAGGATTAAAATACTCGTTGGTTTTGGGTACTTCAAAAGAAGATTTATTGTTCTTTTTACAGCCATAACAAGAGGACATAACTAAAAGCTGCAGAAACATTATCTTAAAAAAATACGCTCTCATAGGATTTATTTTTTGGTGGGTTTAAAAAAGTCTTCTACTCTTGTTGGGCTTAACATTTGCCATAAGGAAGCCACTGTCCAGCCCGGAGCAAAGATATCGTTATAAAAACCTTTTCCATTCTTTCCGTAGTCCCAATTGGTATGCTGTACAACTTCCGGATAATAGCCCACTTTCGCAATATTGAACATGTGATCTTTTACCGGCATTAATTGTAACATAGAACTTTTAATTACTGAAGAGAATTTGGAAAATCTGTCTTCTTTTCTCTGCAGTGCCAGCCAGTCTAAGACTGTTGCAAACTCGAAAATGAAAACATCTATATGGTTATTTTCAACCGAGACATTTCCCCAGCCGCGTGACTGAAAGCCAACGTCGCCCAGCATTTGCCCCTGAGCGAAAGGGACATCCCAGGTATAGTACCATGTTAGACAGAAATAGGCTGCCTTTGAACATAAGTCGGTATAATGCTGACGCTCTTTCCCGGAAGAGACCATAGCCAGATAATACATTGCCGTAGAAGCGTATAAAGAGGCTTCTTTGTCTTCGCAGTTTGCGTCTAATGTAGACGAGAAATAATCAGATTTTGATATGATTTCTTTTTTCAGGTAAACAGCAGTCCGTTTTGCCTGTTCAAGGTATTTCTTGTCTTTAAAGTATGCATAAGCCATTGTTAAAGGTAGCGTGGCAGAAGGAGTACTACCTCCGCTGGCATCTTTTATCTGTAAATCGTTATCGAATTTTCTGGGAAAACTTCCGTCTGGCTTCTGAAGCTTTGCAAAGTTTGATAATAATGTTTTAACCCTGTTTTCCCATTCGGGATGTTTTCTTCCTTTTTTCTTTTCGTAGTTTAAATAGTTTAGAATGGCAAATGCTCCTTCAGATTGCCTGCGGATACTGTAAATGTGTTCTTCTTTGTTTCTGACAAAGTCTACCACTTCTCTGAAAAAACCAGCAGAAGTAAATCCATGCGTAAGGTAACTGTCAAAAATAGCTTTTGCATTGCTAACCAATTGCTGGTCATTGTTCTGTTCGCCATATTCTAAAGCGTTATAGGCATTTAACAGTACTCTTCCCACAAAACCAACTTCTGCAATTCCGGTACTTTTACAATCGTCTGTACGCAGTTCTACTCCAGAATAATACTTTAAATCATATTGGTCTACATAGCTTTCTTTAAAGAAGTTAGTTAAAATCCTTTTTGCCTCTACAGTTGTGTATGCATTATTAACCGGCTGCGGTTTTTTAGTGTCGAAGGAGTATGCCCATGCTTTAGCAATAAAATCGGCATAGTCTTTTGCTTTTCCTTTTCTGATTTCCCATGTTAATTTTCTGCTTCCGCCTTTTTCCAGTTTTTCAAAGGCTTTAACCGCAGGTATCAGCGTTAATTTCCTGATATAGGTCTTTGGTGCTTCGTTATAAGGGAATCCAAAAACCAGAGCCGAAGAGCCATTGATATTTCTAAATCCGGTAAATCCCAAATCTGTTTTACCATTGAGGATAACTTCTCCGGTATTATGGGTGGTTAAGCTTTCATTGTTAAGCTGATCTAATCTGATGACGGTATAAAAGTCTCCATTTTTCTCATTAAAAATACCGGTAAGCGGAGTGCTTAATCTGTCTTCGCGAACCTGCCAGCTATCGCTTGTGGCAAATGAAGGTGCTTCTTTTGGAGAGCGGAGGTTCTTATG
This genomic interval from Pseudopedobacter saltans DSM 12145 contains the following:
- a CDS encoding glycoside hydrolase family 2 protein, with the translated sequence MRHFRKKTLQIISATAFTLNIFSANAQWKPAGDKIKTQWAEQINVNSVLPEYPRPIMERADWRNLNGLWEYAILPVGKAEPKQFDGKILVPFAVESSLSGVQKELGGNNELWYKRSFDIPSAWKGKNILLHFGAVDWKTEVFINDIKIGSHTGGYTPFSFDITPFLAKGNQKLVVKVWDPTTDGYQPVGKQRKKPEGIWYTPVSGIWQTVWLEPVNSQHIVQVKSSSDIDKKKLIFDIQTTGTNSANIIEVKVKDSGKTISAYKAKTGQQIEIPVETAKLWSPENPFLYDVEVALLKDGKVIDRISSYAAMRKVSTKRDENGIVRLQLNNQDYFQFGPLDQGWWPDGLYTAPTDEALVYDIQKTKDFGFNMIRKHVKVEPARWYTHCDRMGILVWQDMPNGDKSPQWQNRQYFNGSELIRSGESEANYRKEWKDIMDYLYSHPSIVTWVPFNEAWGQFKTQEITEWTKNYDPSRLVNPASGGNHYRVGDMLDLHNYPGPEMYLYDAERATVLGEYGGIGLALQNHLWQPEKNWGYIQFKNSKEVTDEYVKYAEMLKKMIKSGFSAAVYTQTTDVEGEVNGLITYDRKVIKMDEPRVRKVNREICSILD
- a CDS encoding aldose epimerase family protein, whose translation is MNKIISFILLIFLFSCSESKKAPALLDAQAFSKEIDGKKVSLYTLESKNGLILQVTNFGLRVVSLWVQDKNGKYDDVAVGYENIDRYINNTGERFLGPVVGRYANRIAKGQFTLDGKTYNLPINNNGQTLHGGIKGLDMVVWDVDSVAKNLIRFSYLAPDGQDGFPGNLKINVEYSLTDDNEFKIMYKATTDKPTVVNLSNHTFFNLKGESNGTITDNELTIYASHTTPIDSVLIPTGEIASVENTPFDFRKPKTIGERIEENNPQLKNGKGYDHNWVLDRKSANEVELAAELFEPESKRLLQVYTDQPGLQFYSGNFFDGKTNGKFGKPIKFREALALETQKFPDSPNQPNFPSTRLDPGQTYTQTCIYKFSIRK
- a CDS encoding family 43 glycosylhydrolase → MRAYFFKIMFLQLLVMSSCYGCKKNNKSSFEVPKTNEYFNPVLSISLPDPTIIKSNDGSFYLYATEDTRNVPIYKSSNLIDWKFQGTAFTDNTRPNFEPNGGIWAPDINYINGKYVLYYSMSVWGGEWTCGIGAAVSDKPEGPFTDKGKLFRSNEIDVQNSIDPFYIEENGKKYLFWGSFRGIYAIEIADDGLSVKPGAQKQQIAGTAFEGTYIHKKGDFYYLFASIGSCCEGVNSTYKLVVGRSKSLMGPYVDKTGKNMMDNGYNIVISSNSRFVGNGHCSEIVQDKNGADWIFYHGVDVNNPKARVLLSDQVKWDNENWPYVEGGSPSLKSVKPNFN